One part of the Amphiura filiformis chromosome 5, Afil_fr2py, whole genome shotgun sequence genome encodes these proteins:
- the LOC140153489 gene encoding uncharacterized protein: MDNTYRILPWKKARKKGFSTVRAPKSRSVSSLEDISDGSPRSYGSTTSLPTLPFDDSTETSSDIKQASSSTDIQHQGLDSPSGTSDDKSFISEQDERLEDSMSSNDNTHDNVLNDVRKSEPKVTNSPEYEEHEESLAEIESLKSNDTLSEGLSVEPNETDSRENRREDHSIIYQGNSESDSMNYGNNIIILNNVGVENANEYDRLHPRHEDNELALLLQELDNLIGSLPEARQIGTPFSCSNFVAAQLDHRGGRIRLPEPDVCLCVPPGAIPQGQPQILYMYIVNPRIAALSDLGDEDHWLTPIVHCGPPGIQFHSYVSLSLPSSVADESNWDFTVSRGVQPEYREWESLENREDSVVLVKSGRITVLVDHFTPYGAKGKPNSGETVSKWMEAGVFIHPPCGETGEQEVQFHVRLWNISDRQRVLQEERKLLRTCLAEPIRAMRVYDSGCPVQVLVDEVRPLWVLWNHTGKTFPFQNLWREHRGPNVPDSPSITFVAQASQAHLSDWHRGSFMSTVRLFQEDHDSDGISFIVKANPDKMATKVFKEGQLRDEHGTTYLKQQSCLDTLDISTPSALFPLSEEHFHEVCLQLDGIPTEIGEKSWRAFARTANLTRRELDAIRRCAQQHRHKSPSDLLLTYFVGDPCRSFDTLRTLQEIWYVLYHIANDGAREEVEEEMYERMTAMKGRPKERQPSDISSGIDHPSELSSLVMTSDEQMSDLEDEFGKDEPLESTAIADEETLTESIADARQGTNEPVPSLNDDRDQPPNPLEEFVKSNKELSLHSENIDQEVSLSPDPSQLQEAYTDVSDDLELQLTEFSKHWAVSEDSLGSDSDLSPSSEAELLKILLADDGTSRLTENGMLSLDDPQRQATELPLDFQPIKNEQSQELEMKNLSNVNDDTKEENANGIVIYRDDGTIVDLKPKPPVAIDKEVPTSTDELMRENDNIVVSNEADKQESVRTVEEATTPDLSPEINTSNTSSQQDVSIESEVSIDLYSSSSEGHQATQDHIPDDDQISSGGIKDLPVDDEDEQKSRKEPCVNSDKDEHTPQESNASSKKVNGLRLESDNHVNGEMHLKSPGNSTRNAYQTADIEHDSTANGPHQNAKNHNDHLPSNSSSTWPLTNGAPAGISSKNGSTSLPDLDKERRSRSLKSPKRENRECLRQLARLALLGKQEDNAAAEEQTRASSTSPHPIF, encoded by the exons ATGGATAACACTTACCGGATATTGCCATGGAAAAAGGCTCGCAAGAAAGGTTTCAGTACAGTGAGAGCGCCGAAATCTCGAAGCGTCTCCTCCCTCGAAGACATCTCGGACGGCAGTCCCCGCAGCTACGGATCAACCACTAGTCTTCCAACTTTGCCCTTTGATGACAGTACAGAGACGTCTTCTGATATAAAGCAAGCATCGTCCTCTACAGATATTCAACATCAAGGACTAGATTCTCCTTCAGGTACTAGCGATGATAAGTCGTTTATATCAGAACAAGATGAACGACTAGAAGACAGTATGTCTTCCAATGACAATACTCATGACAACGTACTGAACGATGTTCGAAAGTCAGAACCAAAAGTGACAAATTCTCCTGAATATGAAGAACACGAGGAGTCACTTGCAGAGATTGAATCACTCAAAAGTAATGACACGCTGAGTGAAGGTTTATCTGTTGAACCAAATGAAACGGACAGTCGTGAGAATCGCAGAGAGGATCATAGCATTATATATCAGGGTAACTCAGAGAGTGATTCAATGAACTACGGTAACAATATCATTATCTTGAATAATGTTGGTGTAGAAAATGCAAATGAATATGACAGATTACACCCACGCCACGAGGACAACGAACTCGCCTTATTACTTCAAGAACTCGATAATCTGATCGGCTCCCTTCCTGAAGCTCGTCAAATCGGCACTCCTTTCTCGTGTTCGAATTTTGTCGCAGCCCAACTTGACCATCGAGGTGGGCGAATCCGTCTTCCGGAGCCCGATGTTTGCCTGTGCGTCCCACCTGGAGCAATCCCACAAGGACAACCACAGATATTATATATGTATATTGTGAACCCTAGAATTGCGGCCTTATCAGACCTTGGGGATGAAGATCATTGGCTCACGCCGATAGTTCATTGTGGACCTCCAGGTATACAATTCCATTCCTACGTTTCCTTGTCACTTCCAAGTAGCGTTGCCGACGAGTCCAATTGGGATTTTACCGTAAGCAGAGGTGTGCAACCCGAGTATAGAGAATGGGAAAGTCTTGAGAATAGGGAAGACAGCGTGGTACTTGTGAAAAGTGGACGAATCACGGTATTGGTGGATCATTTTACGCCGTATGGTGCTAAAGGGAAACCGAATTCAGGAGAAACGGTGTCGAAGTGGATGGAGGCTGGCGTATTCATACATCCACCTTGTGGGGAAACGGGAGAACAAGAAGTGCAGTTTCATGTTAGACTCTGGAATATATCAGATCGACAG AGGGTATTACAAGAAGAAAGAAAACTTCTACGTACCTGCCTCGCTGAACCAATCCGTGCCATGCGAGTATACGACTCGGGATGTCCAGTGCAGGTGCTTGTTGATGAAGTGAGACCTCTGTGGGTGTTGTGGAATCACACAGGAAAG ACATTTCCATTTCAAAATCTTTGGCGGGAACATCGCGGACCAAACGTACCCGATTCTCCATCCATCACCTTTGTGGCTCAAGCTAGCCAAGCTCATCTATCTGACTGGCATCGTGGATCATTCATGTCAACCGTGAGATTGTTTCAAGAAGATCACGACTCTGATGGAATATCTTTTATTGTGAAGGCTAATCCTGATAAGATGGCAACTAAAGTCTTCAAG GAAGGACAACTCCGGGATGAGCACGGTACAACGTACCTCAAACAGCAATCATGCCTTGATACATTGGATATATCTACTCCATCAGCATTGTTTCCTCTTAGTGAGGAGCATTTCCACGAAGTGTGCCTTCAACTTGACGGCATTCCCACGGAGATTGGGGAAAAGAGTTGGCGCGCTTTTGCTAGAACTGCTAATTTAACTCGTAGAGAGTTAGATGCAATCAGAAGATGTGCGCAACAGCACCGGCACAAGAGCCCTAGTGATTTGTTGCTGACGTACTTTGTAGGAGACCCGTGTCGTAGTTTCGACACGCTGCGGACGTTACAAGAGATATGGTATGTGTTGTATCACATTGCTAATGATGGTGCTAGAGAAGAGGTTGAGGAAGAGATGTATGAGAGAATGACAGCAATGAAAGGCCGACCCAAGGAAAGGCAGCCATCGGATATCTCTAGTGGCATTGATCACCCAAGTGAGCTATCATCACTTGTTATGACATCTGATGAGCAGATGTCTGACCTAGAAGACGAGTTTGGAAAAGATGAACCTTTGGAGTCAACTGCAATTGCAGATGAAGAAACACTTACTGAATCAATCGCAGATGCACGCCAAGGAACTAATGAGCCAGTACCATCTTTGAACGATGACAGAGATCAACCACCGAATCCGTTGGAAGAATTTGTTAAGAGCAATAAGGAGTTATCCCTGCATTCTGAAAATATAGACCAAGAAGTATCTCTGTCACCGGATCCTTCGCAGCTACAAGAAGCATATACTGATGTAAGCGATGATTTAGAGTTGCAGTTAACGGAATTCTCAAAGCACTGGGCGGTAAGTGAAGACAGTCTCGGTAGCGATAGCGATTTGTCTCCGTCTTCGGAGGCAGAGCTTCTAAAGATCTTACTCGCAGATGACGGCACGTCTCGTTTAACCGAGAATGGAATGCTAAGTTTGGATGACCCGCAAAGACAAGCCACCGAACTTCCTCTCGACTTTCAACCAATTAAGAACGAACAATCTCAGGAATTGGAAATGAAAAATCTTTCGAACGTTAATGATGATACTAAGGAAGAAAATGCAAACGGCATTGTAATATACAGGGACGATGGAACAATCGTAGATTTGAAGCCGAAACCTCCTGTAGCTATTGACAAGGAAGTGCCTACCTCTACAGATGAGCTGATGAGAGAAAATGATAATATTGTGGTTTCGAATGAAGCTGATAAACAGGAGAGTGTAAGAACTGTTGAAGAAGCTACAACTCCAGACTTGTCACCAGAGATAAATACCAGCAATACTTCATCACAACAAGACGTATCGATCGAGTCGGAAGTCTCCATAGATTTGTATTCGTCATCTTCGGAAGGACACCAAGCAACTCAGGACCACATACCAGATGACGATCAAATATCATCTGGAGGTATCAAAGATTTACCCGTTGACGACGAAGACGAACAGAAGTCCAGAAAGGAACCATGTGTCAACTCTGATAAAGATGAACATACTCCGCAAGAGTCGAACGCTTCTTCAAAGAAAGTCAATGGGCTTAGATTAGAAAGTGACAACCATGTAAACGGTGAAATGCATTTGAAATCTCCAGGTAACTCTACGAGGAATGCTTACCAAACCGCAGATATAGAACATGACTCCACTGCGAATGGTCCTCACCAGAATGCAAAGAACCACAACGATCACCTGCCCTCAAATTCCTCTTCAACGTGGCCATTAACAAACGGCGCACCTGCTGGTATCAGTAGCAAGAACGGTTCAACGAGTTTACCGGATTTAGACAAGGAGCGTCGAAGTCGTTCCCTTAAATCGCCTAAACGTGAGAATCGAGAATGTTTACGACAGTTGGCACGACTTGCGTTGTTGGGGAAGCAAGAAGACAATGCAGCGGCGGAGGAACAAACTCGCGCTTCCAGCACTTCTCCGCATCCCATTTTTTGA